Genomic segment of Pongo pygmaeus isolate AG05252 chromosome 1, NHGRI_mPonPyg2-v2.0_pri, whole genome shotgun sequence:
ACCCATGGTAGTTTGGATCCTACTGATACTTGATGAGGATCTTTACATAGTGTTTTATGTTAGTTTTGGGTGATGTAGTTGAGTCCCCCACTTACTGAGTGTACCTACTATGTATGTGTACTGGGCTCAATAATAAATAGAGTGGTTATATCAACACTCAAATGAGGGCTGACACACTTCACCTCTCCTTTTACTTAAGAtctctctgcatttttttttgaagccaagtaagcaagaagaaaaatgagagataATGCTTCAGTGAGAGAGGAAAGGTGCTACATAGAGTATGAGCTGTTAAGTTACATCCCAGGGGAAAGACCTGGGAACTATTGTATTATTCTCTTGAAAATTTGGCCCAGTAAGCTGCTACATCCAGTTCAACTAACAAAATCCTGTATACCacagagaagaataaagaaaaccaaACTGACAAACATCCTTCTTTTATTTAAGACCAAACTGCAGCTGGAATACCCAGTACAGTTCTGCTTACTACACTTCAAGAAAGATCTGAAAGCGGAAAAAGAACCAAAGAAGGGCAGTTCAAGCGACCAAAGGGTGGGTGGAAGGTGCTGCAGTATGAATACTGTACGAATATTTTGACTCTGGtctgaaaagataaaagaatgttATCGAAAACTACATGGAATAATTGAAGTCCCTTCAAGTTTGAAAGTAAGCATTTTAggacaaataaaaggaaattcaACTTTGTACTTGTGGAAACTAATCCCTAAATATGAATAGGTTTATATTGATTCATGGGTAACAGGTCCATAATAAATTATTGGAAACTAGGATGTCTGAATATCAAGGAAGACAGCCATAGTCTCTTACAGTGCCTCTGTTGGTCTGTCTCAAACTGAATTGGGTGGGAAAGGGTATGGTCCAATATAAAAGTTCCATTTTTGCCATTATTGGCAAATCttgccttttgtttattttggtgcCAGTGTTTTCTGCTTAATCATTTGCTTTGTTGGCATCTGTGTTTATTTACTTGTACACCACATGCAGTTTACATCTTTCTTAACTACTCTCCTTCCCAGGTAAATTCCAGTTATATTTGACATCCAGCTAAGAGGGCCCATCTCTTCTCACCTCTTTCCTAGTTAatatattcagcaaatatttattgagcccttactgTGGGCAAATCATTGTACTGGATAATTGAGGAGAAAAATAGATAATTCCCTTATTGAGTAAATGTCTACTGAGCACAATCTAGTGAATCATTACAGTATGGCctcattgttttgtttgaggtgTATTATTCATAACAATATTTTACACCATTCGTATCAGTGTAATTATAGAACACAATATACTATCAAGGATAAGTAATTGTGTGGTTATCTGCCATTTAAAAGTATCCAGTATTTGATCCCATTattacaaataatgaaaaaatgatttcttttaatcTGTAATAAACTGGTTTATTGTGCAGTGACTGTAATATACTAGAGTTATAATAAATTGTTTACTCTGCCTCACCAAACACATGCTAGGATATAACCCCCAAAATAAGTATTTAACTTTGCATTAGATATAAAGGAGACTGGGTGCTATAATTAGATTATTTTGAGGCAGACAGAGAGCTGTTATCCTAACTGATTTAGTATGTTCTGTAATTGAGAAAATGTTCACCAAATTATACTTTTTAGTGATTTACATGTACATTTTATAGGGGACATGTTCTGTGTATAGCGAATAAATAACTTTTATAGTATCACAAAATGTTTTGGATTCCTTAGTTTCTTATTAGGATATGATGTTTCTTTACCTATACATTGATTCCATCACATTTgatttttgtcatcttttttgCCACATACTTAAAACTTTCCATGTAAAATTATTAACTAAAAATCTGGAAGTGGAATTTAAGCTTTTAATTTATagcaattttgaaaatatagcaGAGGTATATTTTCAAGGGAGGTGTGAAATGCAGGtattattgtttgtattttattttagaaattttttttgaacttgcccaagatcacacagcaagtgtCAGATCCTAGGTTACAGCCCATAATTTTTCACTTGTTTCATCTTTTGTTAccatgtttgttgttgtttaatcaAATGGGGAAGTgtttttatagctttattttCATGGAGATAGTAACATTGATATAATGGGATCTAGAAAATACTTAGAGTCAAAATGACTAGATTTAATTACAAAAAGTATTTTGTTGTATACCGTTATACACTCATTAACATAGTGGGTTCTTATGGACAGAggttctatgtatttttaaaagaatatgtagAGGTTATAGGCTTTTTTTGCCCTCTACCTCCCTTCTCCATTTCCTTTTAAAGTTAAGATATTTAAGGGGGAGAATTAAGGTGCCTATTGAGTTgggattttgtttaaaaaaaattaggtaaatacatatataactacAATAACAACAGTTGGTAGTTTTCTAAAGTATTTAATTATGGTAAATTAGAAAAGGCCCTTtaatttttgcatctgttgaaTGAATTGCTTTAGGATCTCTTCTGTGGTTGTTTCTCTTTATATTGAATGCTGTCAatattattgagcacttactgtgccGAACCATgtgcttttcaaatatttctatttaatcCTAAAAACACTCCTGGGAAATgggtattattcccattttacagatgagaaaattgtcCTCTGTAGAATACCCATCATGTGATAGCTTCTTGCATATGCTGTTCATTCCTCACAACCTTACAAGGTAAATGGATAATGTTCCTGGATGAAAGATCAAACATAATCCAAGATCTCATGGTTGTGTGACTCAGAGACTCTAAGCATGGCTTTCCAAATCTCATTCTCTTGTAGAGATTTTCCATTGTATTGAATTTTGACCATGTTCCTGTTTACAAAACCTAAGATTATATTCTGAAGTAGCTGTGACTTGAACGATAGCTCAGGAATAATCTGATGGCATTCTATTAGGAAGGAGGACTAGCAAAGCCTATAGTTAGCCTATCCTAGGCATGAACTATTCTCATTTTAGATAGGATGACTTGATAAATAGGATGAAGTGAGCAACCTGTTTGTCTTCAGTTATTGGTATCTACAAGACATTCTGCTAGTCACTGTGGAAAAGTTTCCTTCTCTTGGGTTTTTTCCTCTGCCCCTTTTAACAGTGTTGGTTATCTTTATTATGTTTCTGTGTATTTGTAACAGCTGTTTCACCCTTGTATTGCACAATGGGGATTTTTCTTGGAATAAAAAGTGAGGCGTGTAAATTCATTGAGAACTAACCGTAGTTTGTAAAGAAGTAAAAGGCCTTTGTATCTAGTTTTTTGCAGATCACATTTCTTTgaatgctggaaagtgaaataaacTGGTCTAGGAGCCAAAAATAAATCTTGGGTTTTTTTAAGATTTTGCTCTACCTTAAGATTTGTAACCACCTGGGTATAACTTTTTCCTAATTTGTATAAGAGGTTTTAGAGATGCACTCTGTCCCTCTTGCTTTACAAATTGCCTACAAGAATGCAACCAAAATACTAGAAACTGAAACTTACACAAAACCTTTCAGATTTTTTCCTGTGTTGTAGTTCTAGGGAAGAGGATAGTTTATCAGTATTTAAAGCTTAAGGATAGGTTTTGGACCTGGATTCCATCATAGTATAACTGCCatcaaaaagaagacaaattgAAATTACAGCATTTACCTAAGGTTCACAGTATGGCTGACTTCAGCAGCCTTACATGGTAAGTTCTCTGTACCAGCTATTTTTGGTTCTCGCAATTGCATCGATTTGGGAAATTCCTATCACCATTCTCTATATAGGCTAACCAAAACTTTATCAGTACCTTTCCTAAAGTATGAAGTTAGGTAATCTTCCACTCCCACTTCCATTTACCCATTTTGCTTGAGTCAAACCAAAAATCTAGTGTATTACCACATTAATCACTAAAAATCTAGTGTATTCAATATATAGCTTAAAAACTAACAGACACCTAGGCTGAGATTTGTTCAATACATGAAGTTCAATTCTGCAATCCTTGGCATTGTTCACAGAAATTAccctggaaacaaacaaaatgaacgCCCAAATGCTGGTTCTGCCTTAAGTCCAAATCGTTTCCTAGTTTGCATGAAAAAAATACAGCTTTGCCATGGGACTAGTTGTAGAATTTTAAGGATTACTCAAACTAGTTTTAAGATGCCCTGTCATTTGGAATCTGTATCAGAAAGGTGTGGTTGTGATGCTTTTCTTCTGAGGGGTCCCCTTATATACTTTTCACTTGTCAACATAGTTAAAACACAAAGGTTCTTGTCAACTTGATAAATTCACTTATAGTTTTTTTCTCTGAACCTAGATCATGGAATTAACTTTCAAAAGCTTTGCGACGTCTTCCATGTGTGgcgttttttttgctttttaattgttAACTACTAGGAGAGAGAAATCCCAAGTAGTTGCTTAATTGCATAGCTGTCAAATCCTAGTATCTTCTGTATCAGTCAGCAAACTAGTTGCCCCTTTTCAAGCCAACAGTCCTATCACATTTTAGTTGTgaccttttatatatatatatatatatatatatgatcagaAATTTAGTGGCTCAATAGTTCTGGAGTCTGAGAAATCCAAGAGTTTTGAGTATTGTTGAGTGTATTATGAGCTTCAAGTCAGTAACaagtaaaacacatttttaaaagcaatattaAGCAatcaaaaccatttttaaaataaaaccaagccaatgaggaaaaaattttatttaattttacgcTTCAAATTCATATCATGTACATTAAGTACTACATAAACTTGTCTTTAGGCTATCAATATTTAACTTGGGCAGTACTTCATCTTGATTTATTTGGAGATATACAGCTTAGGCATCTGCTTACCTGCTTAGGCATCAAAAGAGGTGCCAAATTAGAAAATAGGGCATTAACAATCACAATTTTTAAACTGACCCACATACTTGCTACTGGTTTCGCTTATGTTTAAGCATTTAAAGTTGGCAAAACATGTTATCAATGTATTATGCAAGAGTTTACATCTTTTGCATAAGTGGTCCGTTGGGTTGCACCTACCCTTTGaccaaacaaaaactaaacatcACTGGCACCATACTCGAAACTACCTGTATCCTAGGTTATAAGATTGTGAAAGCCAAAAATCTATAAGGTTGGAGGGACTCTAGTTAATCTTTGGGcttagaggaggaaaaaaagatagtCCCATACTGCATTTCACATctcttaaaaatagttttagcAGCTTAAACCTTTTTAGTTATAAAACTTATTACACTAggttttactttgaaatatagTTTACAACCAAATCAAGTATAACATACATACACTGGCACTTTAGCACAAGGGCAAActttaaaaacaagttattttgGACCTTTAAAATTAGGCCATACTATAAAAAACAGTCCACGGTCTTACATTCAGCAAATTCATactaaaatattccatttttgtaAGATAAAGGCCAAGAAAACTTTACATATGCTACAAGTTTATTACAGATATTTACATGGCTCTTTCTCCCATAGGTACTTAAAATTTTCACATTATCCAACTCCCCAAAGCAAGCTTTGCAGGAATGATGAGGCCAGATCACTATTAGAATAGCTTGTGCAGTGCTGtaatacaaaaatgtattttgaaagctATAGAGTGACCATTAAAtactgtttctataaaaaatggtTTTGGTGTATTTGTTGACAGACACTTAATCCACTACATTTAATAAACAGGGCCATTGGGGTGTACTATGTCTCATTATAATGAGCTCCAAATGCCCTTTCCACCCACTGTACAATTCACTAAAATGCAATTATTAGGAAAAATTCACATTTTGTTTCAGCAGTGCATCAGGTTGTTAGCATTTTACTGGTTTGGGTGTTTCTAATATACTAAACCTTCAGATGTTTACCTAATTCTGAATCCTTGTGTTAGCTAGAAGCTTATAATCCGATTCACCAACTTTCAACAATCTACTGGTCCATGAATGATAAATTACTGTCTTCCCCTAACAATAGAAAAAGCTGATTCCTTTACCACTCCCCAAATCTAAACTTGGTTTCCACTTAAAAGTTACTCAGTTGAGAACACTTAATATCAAGTACAATCATTAAGTTGCACTGATACTACCATTATATCACAGTGCACACAACACGAGATGAAGTCTATTTTTTTACATTAGCAGTTCTACACAAATAGATTCCCTAGCGAATTTGTTTCAGACCAATTGACAACTATCCGTGAACATAACTAAATTTAaacatttgtcttattttatacCTGTACTTTAAGTAATGTTTTAAGTTGAAATGTCATTATTTCCTTATCTGAAGGATTAAAGGAAACAGGGACCCAGTGGCTTGGTGGTTTGGGAAGAACACTTGGTGATGGCGGCTCACTAAATTTGGCACCAGCATAGTTCTGATTAGCTTGAGATTTAAAAAGTAAGCTGGGACCTGATAAGCTAGAATTCCAACTTTgattatttggaaaatttttgttCTTCCCCCCATTTTGCATGGCCTGCCAGGCAGCTGCTGATGAGTTATAACCGTGTCCTCGTTCTTTTTTCTTATGAACAATCTTCATCTGGGAATTCTGATCCTTGGTCTTCTGTCTGTGAAGCTGTTGTTGGTTCTTACTAACATTTCTAGATTGAGGGGCTGGAAGGTTATACCTCTCTCCACCACCCATCTTCAGCTTCTTTGTCACCTACAAGTGAATGGAAACAAATATTGAGTAAAATTCCATTAAGAAAAGTTCAAAATCTTTAAGAAGCGTCTATGGCTCCGACTTATAACTCCAGATATTTTGGACAAGACTCAATAACAGGCTATTCAGCTGCTTTAAACTCAAAAAAACACAGACTTCAATATATGCACAACCTTTATTGTTACACCTTCCCTAAGAAAAATGAGCTTACCCACAAATCTgcataatctattttaaaataaaagcaattggtTTAGGATGGCTCCATCATAAAATGTTTGCCCATTGTGATTATTACCTTTCAGTCTGCTTTTCAGATTGCAGGATCGCCACTACCTGTCCTCTTCCTTGCTGCCAAGCCCAAGATAACAAGAGTTGCTTTCTGACAGATCCCTTCCTTTGTCTCAATACAGAAGTTTTCATGGGCCGATCTGCTGAGTTCAGCCTAGGAGCTGAGGCCAACATCTGAGTCTCCTCAGCACACAAATTTGAGAGAAGTCCTAGCTAGAAAAGTAAAGATTACTTCATTATTTCAAAAACACGTTGAGAAAGTGATCATTTAGATTTACTACGAAGATCGTTGGCTGTAAAGAAGGCTACTTCCTGAACTAAAAGGTAGAAAATTTCTCGTAAGATGGCTTTCTTTGACCTCATAACCACGACCATTTAAAAACTCTCTTCACCCTTGAGATCCAGTCACTCCTGGGGAATTTTTGTAAGTGTCTCCAAGTCCCGCAATAagttttatctttatc
This window contains:
- the PNRC2 gene encoding proline-rich nuclear receptor coactivator 2: MGGGERYNLPAPQSRNVSKNQQQLHRQKTKDQNSQMKIVHKKKERGHGYNSSAAAWQAMQNGGKNKNFPNNQSWNSSLSGPSLLFKSQANQNYAGAKFSEPPSPSVLPKPPSHWVPVSFNPSDKEIMTFQLKTLLKVQV